In the Alistipes provencensis genome, GGGATTATTATTTCAGGGACCAGTTCCATGCGGGCATTTTCTCTCCGTTGCGGCGGAACTGCGGGTCCTGCATTTCGAAATCTTCCGTCGAGTTGTTCGTGTCCTGATAGATCGGCGTGCCGTCGGCCCGCTGGCCGATCACTTTGCGGCATACGCTCTTGCCGACGTAGATTTCTTCCGTCGAAGCTGCTCCGGCATCCACGAATCCGGGGATGCGCTTCATGTTGAGGCTGTTCGATGTCGGGAGCATCTCCACACCGTCGATCAGTTGTTCGGCCGGGATGCGGACGTACTCCTGCGTTTTGCCCACCTGCTTCTGGGTCGTCTCTCCCACCACGCCCGTATTGATGGTCGGGAATTCGAGGTGCTTGCCGGGCTGGTAGATACAGAGTCCCGGACCGCTGACGGTGTTCAGCCACTGCATGGTCACGATGTACCCCGACCAGAAAACGTACTCGAGGTCGGGAACGTCCTCGTTGACACGCTGCGGATTGCCGGCCCATGTTTCGAATTCGGACAGCGACGTGTCGATCAGACCGCCGTATTTGCTGTGGTCGGCATGGTTCGCGGCCTCTTGGGTGATGATGAACGACTCGCCCGGCTTGAGCGGGTAGTCGGTTCCGTTACCCGGCAACTGCCAGACCGTCACGGCATAGACGTAGTTGTTCAGTCCGTCCTCGGCAGGCCATTCCGGGAGCGTCGCCGTTGCGAATTCGGGCACGAGACGCGCGAAACAGAGGTGGTCGAGGTAATAGGTTTCGTCGCCGTTGTTGTAGATCTCGTAGAACTGGTCGCGGAAATAGGTCGACTGGGTCGTGGGGTTGGTGCTTCCGCAGTAGAAGATCTGGCTGAAGCAGAGCGGGCCCACCATGGCGGGGCGGATGGCGATCGAGAAGTCGTTCGACGCCTCGGCCTGCTCCGGCGTGATGTCTTTCATGATGGTTTTGTTCTGCACCGATCCGTTCAGGTAATAGGTGTTCCCTTCGGATTCGGATTCGCCGAATACGGAGATCGTATAGTTGCCCGGAGCGACCTGCGCCTGCGCGATGCCGTTCTCATCGGTCTGCGTTTCGATGATGGCATCCTCTTCGAAATTGGTGAAACGGACGGTGAGCCCTTCCACCGGAAAATCCGTGTTGATGGTACCGTTGCCGTCGGCATCCACAAAGCCGGTCACGGCCTTGACCTTGAACGAAACGTCCAACGGATTCACGACATCGGCCTGACTGGCGGAGTCCATCATCTCGATGCACGAA is a window encoding:
- a CDS encoding DUF4876 domain-containing protein, with translation MKKKYIAILTVAAGLCSCIEMMDSASQADVVNPLDVSFKVKAVTGFVDADGNGTINTDFPVEGLTVRFTNFEEDAIIETQTDENGIAQAQVAPGNYTISVFGESESEGNTYYLNGSVQNKTIMKDITPEQAEASNDFSIAIRPAMVGPLCFSQIFYCGSTNPTTQSTYFRDQFYEIYNNGDETYYLDHLCFARLVPEFATATLPEWPAEDGLNNYVYAVTVWQLPGNGTDYPLKPGESFIITQEAANHADHSKYGGLIDTSLSEFETWAGNPQRVNEDVPDLEYVFWSGYIVTMQWLNTVSGPGLCIYQPGKHLEFPTINTGVVGETTQKQVGKTQEYVRIPAEQLIDGVEMLPTSNSLNMKRIPGFVDAGAASTEEIYVGKSVCRKVIGQRADGTPIYQDTNNSTEDFEMQDPQFRRNGEKMPAWNWSLK